A single window of Carassius auratus strain Wakin chromosome 9, ASM336829v1, whole genome shotgun sequence DNA harbors:
- the LOC113108627 gene encoding immunoglobulin-like domain-containing receptor 2 isoform X3 produces MVLLHRFWIVFMLFSLQNCNGVQVNVKDEKKFAMLFSSIVLPCHYTTHSSQTAVVQWWYKSYCTDRTRDSFTFPESLGVHVSDLGASSHLDCSDNSRTVRIVASAQGSSMTLAEHYKGRDISIINKADLRIGQLQWGDSGVYFCKVIISDDLEGKNEGQVELLVQGRTGVLDDILPEFDLEIMPEWAFVGVVVLGSVLFLLLVGICWCQCCPHSCCCYVSCCCCPDTCCCPKHLYEAGKMAKSGQPPQITMYQPYYVPGVPVVPPAAPSSIEPKLTVLAPSVENNIAGVRSGYRLQASQCQDAMKVVYYVERDLAQFHSTKGGGHPSAGSLSELSSLHDGDVDFRQTYRQVQRKALAPINDHMDEPHIRTASIGHGLRPSHYQSNRSLDEHDNRWNCRSEHLPRKAFDARGRTGSLDELEEFAMSYGPHGRRRGDFRGPQHDFEMGPRSRDHPTSYRDGPRYSRGDDDDDDWRRRGSPPSPPKRHHTANSKRYLARQRSYDDTYLNTLLERKARGHGERGGRAEDDSDTPSKGSSKKSSDCYNSRSPSHRPEEDDPLPPYSEREAERFRTEAHIERERYRTADPAMRPFSYTRPAHGLSHTLQENREDRDKSRKLTTHLSRDSLIV; encoded by the exons ATGGTTTTGTTACACAGATTCTGGATTGTATTCATGCTATTTTCAT TGCAAAATTGTAATGGTGTACAGGTGAATGTGAAAGATGAGAAGAAGTTTGCTATGCTGTTCTCCTCCATCGTTCTTCCCTGTCATTACACCACCCACTCCTCTCAAACCGCCGTTGTGCAGTGGTGGTACAAGTCCTACTGTACAGACCGTACTCGGGATTCCTTCACATTTCCTGAGTCCCTGGGAGTCCATGTATCTGATCTGGGAGCCTCGTCTCATCTGGACTGCTCTGACAACAGCCGCACCGTCCGCATTGTGGCCTCAGCACAGGGATCTTCCATGACCTTAGCAGAGCACTACAAAGGAAGAGACATCTCCATCATTAACA AAGCAGATCTGCGCATTGGACAGCTGCAGTGGGGTGACAGCGGTGTGTATTTCTGTAAGGTGATAATTTCTGATGACCTGGAAGGGAAAAATGAAGGCCAGGTTGAGCTACTGGTGCAGG GTAGGACAGGTGTGCTGGATGACATCCTGCCTGAGTTTGATTTGGAGATTATGCCAG AGTGGGCATTTGTGGGAGTTGTTGTCCTTGGTAGTGTGCTCTTTCTGTTGTTGGTTGGGATCTGCTGGTGCCAGTGTTGTCCTCACTCCTGTTGTTGTTATGtaagctgctgctgctgtcctGATACATGTTGCTGTCCAAAACACT TATATGAAGCAGGGAAGATGGCAAAGAGCGGCCAACCTCCTCAGATTACCATGTATCAACCTTACTACGTTCCTGGTGTTCCTGTGGTCCCTCCAGCCGCACCATCCAGCATTGAACCCAAGTTGACTGTACTGGCTCCTTCAGTAGAAAACAATATAGCTGGAG tgcGCAGTGGCTATCGACTCCAGGCCAGTCAGTGTCAGGACGCTATGAAGGTTGTGTACTACGTAGAGAGGGACCTGGCACAGTTCCACTCTACCAAGGGGGGCGGTCATCCAT CAGCTGGCAGCCTATCAGAGCTGAGCTCTCTGCATGACGGTGACGTAGACTTCAGGCAGACCTATCGGCAGGTCCAGAGGAAGGCACTCGCACCCATCAATGACCACATGGATGAGCCACATATTCGAACAGCATCGATCGGCCATGGGCTTCGCCCCTCACATTATCAAAGCAATCGCTCTCTGGATGAGCATGACAACAG ATGGAACTGTCGTTCTGAGCACCTGCCCCGCAAAGCCTTTGATGCTAGGGGGCGCACAGGGTCACTAGATGAGCTGGAAGAGTTTGCGATGTCATACGGCCCACACGGTCGTCGGAGAGGTGACTTTCGTGGACCTCAGCATGACTTTGAAATGGGTCCAAGGTCACGGGACCATCCCACGTCTTACCGAGATGGGCCACGGTATTCTCGAGGTGATGATGACGATGACGACTGGCGCCGTCGAGGCTCACCACCTTCCCCGCCAAAAAGGCACCACACTGCCAACAGCAAACGCTATCTCGCTCGTCAGAGGTCTTATGACGATACCTACCTGAACACTCTGCTGGAGCGCAAGGCTAGGGGCCACGGAGAGCGAGGGGGGAGGGCTGAAGATGACAGTGACACACCCTCAAAAGGCAGTTCTAAGAAGAGCAGTGACTGTTACAACAGCAGGTCACCAAGCCATCGCCCCGAGgaggatgatcctttacctccaTACTCTGAGAGGGAGGCAGAGAGGTTTAGGACTGAAGCGCATATAGAGAGGGAACGGTACAGGACTGCTGATCCTGCCATGCGGCCTTTTTCATACACACGTCCGGCCCATGGACTGTCCCATACATTACAGGAGAACAGGGAGGACAGGGACAAATCCAGGAAACTG ACCACTCATCTAAGCAGAGACTCACTAATTGTGTGA
- the LOC113108627 gene encoding immunoglobulin-like domain-containing receptor 2 isoform X7 — protein sequence MVLLHRFWIVFMLFSLQNCNGVQVNVKDEKKFAMLFSSIVLPCHYTTHSSQTAVVQWWYKSYCTDRTRDSFTFPESLGVHVSDLGASSHLDCSDNSRTVRIVASAQGSSMTLAEHYKGRDISIINKADLRIGQLQWGDSGVYFCKVIISDDLEGKNEGQVELLVQGRTGVLDDILPEFDLEIMPEWAFVGVVVLGSVLFLLLVGICWCQCCPHSCCCYVSCCCCPDTCCCPKHLYEAGKMAKSGQPPQITMYQPYYVPGVPVVPPAAPSSIEPKLTVLAPSVENNIAGAGSLSELSSLHDGDVDFRQTYRQVQRKALAPINDHMDEPHIRTASIGHGLRPSHYQSNRSLDEHDNRWNCRSEHLPRKAFDARGRTGSLDELEEFAMSYGPHGRRRGDFRGPQHDFEMGPRSRDHPTSYRDGPRYSRGDDDDDDWRRRGSPPSPPKRHHTANSKRYLARQRSYDDTYLNTLLERKARGHGERGGRAEDDSDTPSKGSSKKSSDCYNSRSPSHRPEEDDPLPPYSEREAERFRTEAHIERERYRTADPAMRPFSYTRPAHGLSHTLQENREDRDKSRKLTYLSKVWDHSSKQRLTNCVTSSD from the exons ATGGTTTTGTTACACAGATTCTGGATTGTATTCATGCTATTTTCAT TGCAAAATTGTAATGGTGTACAGGTGAATGTGAAAGATGAGAAGAAGTTTGCTATGCTGTTCTCCTCCATCGTTCTTCCCTGTCATTACACCACCCACTCCTCTCAAACCGCCGTTGTGCAGTGGTGGTACAAGTCCTACTGTACAGACCGTACTCGGGATTCCTTCACATTTCCTGAGTCCCTGGGAGTCCATGTATCTGATCTGGGAGCCTCGTCTCATCTGGACTGCTCTGACAACAGCCGCACCGTCCGCATTGTGGCCTCAGCACAGGGATCTTCCATGACCTTAGCAGAGCACTACAAAGGAAGAGACATCTCCATCATTAACA AAGCAGATCTGCGCATTGGACAGCTGCAGTGGGGTGACAGCGGTGTGTATTTCTGTAAGGTGATAATTTCTGATGACCTGGAAGGGAAAAATGAAGGCCAGGTTGAGCTACTGGTGCAGG GTAGGACAGGTGTGCTGGATGACATCCTGCCTGAGTTTGATTTGGAGATTATGCCAG AGTGGGCATTTGTGGGAGTTGTTGTCCTTGGTAGTGTGCTCTTTCTGTTGTTGGTTGGGATCTGCTGGTGCCAGTGTTGTCCTCACTCCTGTTGTTGTTATGtaagctgctgctgctgtcctGATACATGTTGCTGTCCAAAACACT TATATGAAGCAGGGAAGATGGCAAAGAGCGGCCAACCTCCTCAGATTACCATGTATCAACCTTACTACGTTCCTGGTGTTCCTGTGGTCCCTCCAGCCGCACCATCCAGCATTGAACCCAAGTTGACTGTACTGGCTCCTTCAGTAGAAAACAATATAGCTGGAG CTGGCAGCCTATCAGAGCTGAGCTCTCTGCATGACGGTGACGTAGACTTCAGGCAGACCTATCGGCAGGTCCAGAGGAAGGCACTCGCACCCATCAATGACCACATGGATGAGCCACATATTCGAACAGCATCGATCGGCCATGGGCTTCGCCCCTCACATTATCAAAGCAATCGCTCTCTGGATGAGCATGACAACAG ATGGAACTGTCGTTCTGAGCACCTGCCCCGCAAAGCCTTTGATGCTAGGGGGCGCACAGGGTCACTAGATGAGCTGGAAGAGTTTGCGATGTCATACGGCCCACACGGTCGTCGGAGAGGTGACTTTCGTGGACCTCAGCATGACTTTGAAATGGGTCCAAGGTCACGGGACCATCCCACGTCTTACCGAGATGGGCCACGGTATTCTCGAGGTGATGATGACGATGACGACTGGCGCCGTCGAGGCTCACCACCTTCCCCGCCAAAAAGGCACCACACTGCCAACAGCAAACGCTATCTCGCTCGTCAGAGGTCTTATGACGATACCTACCTGAACACTCTGCTGGAGCGCAAGGCTAGGGGCCACGGAGAGCGAGGGGGGAGGGCTGAAGATGACAGTGACACACCCTCAAAAGGCAGTTCTAAGAAGAGCAGTGACTGTTACAACAGCAGGTCACCAAGCCATCGCCCCGAGgaggatgatcctttacctccaTACTCTGAGAGGGAGGCAGAGAGGTTTAGGACTGAAGCGCATATAGAGAGGGAACGGTACAGGACTGCTGATCCTGCCATGCGGCCTTTTTCATACACACGTCCGGCCCATGGACTGTCCCATACATTACAGGAGAACAGGGAGGACAGGGACAAATCCAGGAAACTG acttacctttcaaaagtttggg ACCACTCATCTAAGCAGAGACTCACTAATTGTGTGACGTCATCAGACTGA
- the LOC113108627 gene encoding immunoglobulin-like domain-containing receptor 2 isoform X2, translating to MVLLHRFWIVFMLFSLQNCNGVQVNVKDEKKFAMLFSSIVLPCHYTTHSSQTAVVQWWYKSYCTDRTRDSFTFPESLGVHVSDLGASSHLDCSDNSRTVRIVASAQGSSMTLAEHYKGRDISIINKADLRIGQLQWGDSGVYFCKVIISDDLEGKNEGQVELLVQGRTGVLDDILPEFDLEIMPEWAFVGVVVLGSVLFLLLVGICWCQCCPHSCCCYVSCCCCPDTCCCPKHLYEAGKMAKSGQPPQITMYQPYYVPGVPVVPPAAPSSIEPKLTVLAPSVENNIAGVRSGYRLQASQCQDAMKVVYYVERDLAQFHSTKGGGHPSGSLSELSSLHDGDVDFRQTYRQVQRKALAPINDHMDEPHIRTASIGHGLRPSHYQSNRSLDEHDNRWNCRSEHLPRKAFDARGRTGSLDELEEFAMSYGPHGRRRGDFRGPQHDFEMGPRSRDHPTSYRDGPRYSRGDDDDDDWRRRGSPPSPPKRHHTANSKRYLARQRSYDDTYLNTLLERKARGHGERGGRAEDDSDTPSKGSSKKSSDCYNSRSPSHRPEEDDPLPPYSEREAERFRTEAHIERERYRTADPAMRPFSYTRPAHGLSHTLQENREDRDKSRKLTYLSKVWDHSSKQRLTNCVTSSD from the exons ATGGTTTTGTTACACAGATTCTGGATTGTATTCATGCTATTTTCAT TGCAAAATTGTAATGGTGTACAGGTGAATGTGAAAGATGAGAAGAAGTTTGCTATGCTGTTCTCCTCCATCGTTCTTCCCTGTCATTACACCACCCACTCCTCTCAAACCGCCGTTGTGCAGTGGTGGTACAAGTCCTACTGTACAGACCGTACTCGGGATTCCTTCACATTTCCTGAGTCCCTGGGAGTCCATGTATCTGATCTGGGAGCCTCGTCTCATCTGGACTGCTCTGACAACAGCCGCACCGTCCGCATTGTGGCCTCAGCACAGGGATCTTCCATGACCTTAGCAGAGCACTACAAAGGAAGAGACATCTCCATCATTAACA AAGCAGATCTGCGCATTGGACAGCTGCAGTGGGGTGACAGCGGTGTGTATTTCTGTAAGGTGATAATTTCTGATGACCTGGAAGGGAAAAATGAAGGCCAGGTTGAGCTACTGGTGCAGG GTAGGACAGGTGTGCTGGATGACATCCTGCCTGAGTTTGATTTGGAGATTATGCCAG AGTGGGCATTTGTGGGAGTTGTTGTCCTTGGTAGTGTGCTCTTTCTGTTGTTGGTTGGGATCTGCTGGTGCCAGTGTTGTCCTCACTCCTGTTGTTGTTATGtaagctgctgctgctgtcctGATACATGTTGCTGTCCAAAACACT TATATGAAGCAGGGAAGATGGCAAAGAGCGGCCAACCTCCTCAGATTACCATGTATCAACCTTACTACGTTCCTGGTGTTCCTGTGGTCCCTCCAGCCGCACCATCCAGCATTGAACCCAAGTTGACTGTACTGGCTCCTTCAGTAGAAAACAATATAGCTGGAG tgcGCAGTGGCTATCGACTCCAGGCCAGTCAGTGTCAGGACGCTATGAAGGTTGTGTACTACGTAGAGAGGGACCTGGCACAGTTCCACTCTACCAAGGGGGGCGGTCATCCAT CTGGCAGCCTATCAGAGCTGAGCTCTCTGCATGACGGTGACGTAGACTTCAGGCAGACCTATCGGCAGGTCCAGAGGAAGGCACTCGCACCCATCAATGACCACATGGATGAGCCACATATTCGAACAGCATCGATCGGCCATGGGCTTCGCCCCTCACATTATCAAAGCAATCGCTCTCTGGATGAGCATGACAACAG ATGGAACTGTCGTTCTGAGCACCTGCCCCGCAAAGCCTTTGATGCTAGGGGGCGCACAGGGTCACTAGATGAGCTGGAAGAGTTTGCGATGTCATACGGCCCACACGGTCGTCGGAGAGGTGACTTTCGTGGACCTCAGCATGACTTTGAAATGGGTCCAAGGTCACGGGACCATCCCACGTCTTACCGAGATGGGCCACGGTATTCTCGAGGTGATGATGACGATGACGACTGGCGCCGTCGAGGCTCACCACCTTCCCCGCCAAAAAGGCACCACACTGCCAACAGCAAACGCTATCTCGCTCGTCAGAGGTCTTATGACGATACCTACCTGAACACTCTGCTGGAGCGCAAGGCTAGGGGCCACGGAGAGCGAGGGGGGAGGGCTGAAGATGACAGTGACACACCCTCAAAAGGCAGTTCTAAGAAGAGCAGTGACTGTTACAACAGCAGGTCACCAAGCCATCGCCCCGAGgaggatgatcctttacctccaTACTCTGAGAGGGAGGCAGAGAGGTTTAGGACTGAAGCGCATATAGAGAGGGAACGGTACAGGACTGCTGATCCTGCCATGCGGCCTTTTTCATACACACGTCCGGCCCATGGACTGTCCCATACATTACAGGAGAACAGGGAGGACAGGGACAAATCCAGGAAACTG acttacctttcaaaagtttggg ACCACTCATCTAAGCAGAGACTCACTAATTGTGTGACGTCATCAGACTGA